In Candidatus Bathyarchaeota archaeon A05DMB-5, a single genomic region encodes these proteins:
- a CDS encoding arsenate reductase ArsC, with protein MRKVLFVCVENAGRSQMAEAFAHYYGKGKIEAMSAGTMPSKDVNPVVVQAMREKGIDISRNKPKLLSTKMVQEADMVIVMGCGAEGICPAPLLNKVVDWELEDPKGKPIEKVREIRDEIERRVKKLVAEFSGA; from the coding sequence ATGAGGAAGGTTCTTTTTGTTTGTGTTGAGAATGCTGGCAGAAGTCAAATGGCTGAAGCTTTTGCGCACTATTACGGTAAAGGCAAGATTGAAGCCATGAGCGCTGGCACAATGCCTTCTAAAGATGTTAACCCAGTTGTTGTGCAAGCCATGCGTGAAAAAGGAATTGACATATCACGAAACAAGCCGAAACTGCTTAGCACAAAAATGGTTCAAGAGGCAGACATGGTAATTGTTATGGGATGTGGTGCAGAAGGCATATGTCCAGCGCCATTGCTCAACAAAGTGGTTGATTGGGAGCTTGAGGACCCGAAAGGGAAGCCTATAGAGAAGGTTCGCGAAATTAGAGACGAGATTGAAAGAAGAGTCAAAAAACTCGTCGCGGAGTTTTCTGGGGCTTAA
- the mgtA gene encoding magnesium-translocating P-type ATPase yields the protein MKSKHIERLSASKVSSWALLSTEELLSLPIDELLARLNTSLSGLSSEEVEERLRTYGYNEFAMKKKRTTIVNFLSHFRSPLIIILLIAGVIAGFLGEIINVAIIFSIVFVSVILDFYQESKAEKAAEMLKEKVTTTATVLRDGAKQEVKLSEIVPGDIVYLAAGDIVPADARVITAKDLFLNQSALTGESFPVEKTSMPAKAKGTVPTEWNNCLFMGTSVVSGTATAVVLKTGGFTEYGKIAKRLVEKEPETEFERGIKGFGFLVIQVTFLLVMFVFFINALYKRDVLESLLFAVALAVGLTPELLPMIITVNLSKGALAMSKKGVIVKRLASIENFGSMDVLCTDKTGTLTENKIKLVLHVDIEGNDDEKVLLYSFLNSYHQTGLISPLDEAILGYKDIDVKDYQKIDEVPFDFIRRRVSVVVEHEKQRYFIAKGAPEEIVKVCSYCEHKDMIFDLTDDFRRKIEQKYYDLSAEGFRVLAVSYKKLREEKPVYSVNDESDMVFLGFVAFLDPPKETARESLQLLSKAGVELKILTGDNELVTRKTCEHLGFEIKGVVLGNEIAQMHDEALQRVVEEANVFARVTPAQKDRIITALKNNGHVVGFLGDGINDAPSMKTADIGISVDNAVDVAKESADIILLQKSLRVLEEGVLEGRKTFGNTMKYVMMGVSSNFGNMFSVAGASLFLPFLPMLPIQILLNNLLYDFSQSTITTDNVDSEYVEKPKRWDISFIRKFMILLGPISSIFDFLTFFIMLLVFNATEPLFQTAWFLESLCTQTFIIFVIRTRRTPFYKSKPSRLLLLSSLSIVGFALILPFTPLGELFHFVQPPFTFFLVLAALIGAYLVLTEAVKKWFYKKYAYRLEQVLIPTRRRGLYFSKTARLVQDMVAIICLRPEDEISIDSLLADLTRSVSYPLDQDQVGHNIQHLRRAGLVSINWRQRTIKREKSMKEYVTKQVMTSQFWPQIAEDWRKISDIIQEKYKKVNTEYQNLLLS from the coding sequence ATGAAGAGTAAACACATAGAGAGGTTGAGTGCAAGCAAGGTTTCGAGCTGGGCTCTGCTAAGCACCGAAGAACTTCTAAGTCTACCGATTGACGAGCTTCTTGCCCGTTTAAACACTTCCTTGTCTGGGCTCTCTTCCGAAGAAGTGGAAGAACGCCTAAGAACATATGGTTACAACGAATTTGCAATGAAAAAGAAGAGAACAACTATTGTCAATTTTCTTTCTCACTTCCGGAGCCCCTTGATAATTATACTATTGATTGCAGGGGTAATTGCGGGTTTTCTTGGAGAGATTATAAACGTTGCAATTATATTTTCTATTGTTTTCGTCAGTGTGATACTTGACTTTTATCAAGAATCCAAAGCAGAAAAAGCTGCAGAAATGCTTAAAGAAAAAGTAACCACAACCGCGACAGTTCTCAGAGACGGCGCTAAACAAGAAGTGAAACTTTCAGAAATTGTTCCAGGCGACATCGTATATCTTGCAGCTGGAGACATTGTACCTGCAGATGCACGAGTCATCACTGCAAAAGACTTATTCCTGAATCAATCAGCGTTAACGGGAGAGTCATTTCCGGTAGAAAAAACATCTATGCCCGCAAAGGCAAAGGGAACAGTACCTACTGAATGGAATAACTGTCTTTTTATGGGGACTTCGGTTGTGAGTGGAACAGCCACAGCTGTAGTGCTGAAAACTGGGGGGTTCACGGAATATGGGAAAATCGCCAAGAGACTTGTAGAAAAAGAGCCTGAAACAGAATTTGAAAGGGGAATCAAGGGATTTGGTTTTCTGGTAATACAAGTCACCTTTCTTCTGGTGATGTTTGTTTTCTTCATAAACGCCCTTTACAAGCGTGACGTTTTGGAGTCCCTTCTTTTTGCTGTAGCTCTGGCTGTTGGTTTGACACCTGAGCTTCTGCCGATGATTATTACTGTAAACCTTTCCAAAGGAGCCCTTGCAATGTCTAAGAAGGGCGTTATCGTAAAGCGTCTCGCGTCTATCGAGAATTTTGGAAGTATGGATGTTTTATGTACCGATAAGACGGGTACGCTTACGGAGAACAAAATAAAGCTTGTACTGCACGTGGATATTGAAGGAAATGATGATGAAAAAGTACTGTTGTATTCATTTCTGAATAGTTATCACCAAACAGGGTTGATAAGTCCACTTGATGAGGCTATACTTGGATATAAAGACATCGACGTGAAAGATTACCAGAAAATCGATGAAGTTCCATTCGATTTCATAAGAAGGCGAGTTTCCGTCGTTGTTGAGCATGAAAAACAGCGATATTTTATTGCTAAAGGAGCCCCAGAGGAGATAGTCAAAGTATGTTCATACTGTGAACATAAAGACATGATTTTCGATTTAACAGATGATTTTCGCAGAAAAATTGAGCAGAAATACTATGATTTGAGTGCTGAAGGGTTCAGAGTCTTAGCAGTTTCCTACAAGAAACTTAGGGAAGAGAAGCCCGTATACTCTGTGAATGATGAGAGCGATATGGTGTTTTTGGGTTTTGTGGCGTTTCTTGACCCGCCTAAAGAAACAGCGCGGGAATCTCTGCAACTATTAAGCAAGGCTGGAGTGGAACTAAAAATTCTCACTGGTGACAATGAATTAGTCACGAGGAAGACATGTGAACACTTAGGTTTTGAAATCAAAGGCGTTGTTCTCGGAAACGAGATTGCTCAGATGCATGATGAAGCCCTCCAGAGAGTGGTTGAAGAAGCAAACGTTTTTGCAAGAGTGACGCCAGCCCAAAAGGACAGAATAATCACCGCGCTGAAAAACAATGGACATGTGGTTGGCTTCTTAGGAGACGGAATCAACGATGCACCTTCCATGAAGACAGCAGACATTGGCATATCTGTAGACAATGCTGTAGATGTAGCCAAGGAATCCGCTGACATCATATTGTTGCAAAAGAGCTTGCGAGTGCTGGAAGAAGGCGTTTTAGAAGGACGAAAAACTTTCGGCAACACTATGAAATACGTCATGATGGGTGTCAGCTCGAACTTCGGCAACATGTTCAGTGTCGCTGGAGCATCCTTGTTTCTGCCATTCTTGCCCATGCTTCCAATACAAATACTTTTAAACAATCTACTTTACGATTTCTCCCAATCCACAATAACAACCGACAATGTAGATTCAGAGTATGTTGAAAAACCCAAACGATGGGATATCTCCTTCATAAGGAAATTCATGATACTCTTAGGACCAATAAGCTCTATCTTTGACTTCCTAACATTCTTTATAATGCTACTTGTTTTCAACGCAACCGAGCCGCTGTTTCAAACAGCATGGTTTCTCGAGTCCCTATGTACACAAACCTTTATTATATTTGTTATAAGAACGAGAAGGACGCCTTTCTACAAGAGCAAACCAAGCAGACTTTTACTTTTAAGCAGCCTAAGTATCGTTGGCTTTGCATTAATACTGCCATTCACGCCCTTAGGCGAATTATTCCATTTTGTGCAGCCACCGTTCACGTTTTTCTTGGTCTTAGCGGCGTTGATTGGCGCTTACTTAGTGCTAACTGAAGCTGTCAAAAAGTGGTTCTATAAAAAATACGCCTACCGCTTGGAGCAAGTTCTGATTCCGACAAGACGCAGGGGACTTTACTTCAGCAAGACTGCGAGACTTGTCCAAGATATGGTGGCCATAATCTGTCTGCGTCCTGAAGACGAAATCTCAATCGATTCCTTGTTAGCCGATTTAACAAGAAGCGTGAGCTATCCTCTTGACCAAGACCAAGTAGGCCATAACATTCAACATTTAAGACGTGCAGGACTTGTCAGCATTAATTGGCGTCAGAGGACAATAAAACGAGAAAAGTCTATGAAAGAATATGTAACGAAGCAAGTGATGACTAGCCAGTTTTGGCCGCAAATAGCTGAAGATTGGCGGAAAATCAGTGACATTATTCAAGAGAAATACAAGAAAGTGAATACAGAATATCAGAACCTTTTACTATCATAG
- a CDS encoding amidohydrolase — protein MNKKEIIENGTLAIKNGKITFVGKSAAATSIKAEKEIDAKEKVAIPGLINCHTHLPMTLFRGIAEDQPLDVWLKETIWPLEAKLKPNDVYAGALLGCLEMIKNGTTCFADMYFYEDMVAKAVEKSGLRGVLAQGIIESGHKLLGAITLRKSISFAKKFHGYANGRVRTMLGPHAAYSCSLNLLKKIKKKSAELNIGVQIHLAESKAMFKEFEKKHGLSEVEFLDKIGFLNEKVLAAHCIDLSEKDMHILSERGVNVVHAPVANMKLGEGAAKVKDLMDLGVNVCLGTDGPASNNTLDMFESMKTAALLQKHTYRDPAVLPAYEVLKMATINGTKALGLTKEVGSIEVDKKADLILVDLSKPHLKPLHNIHASLVYAAHGSDADTVIVDGKILMENRQVKTLDEHAVIENAQKIALDLVS, from the coding sequence ATGAACAAGAAAGAAATAATAGAAAACGGTACCCTAGCCATAAAAAATGGAAAAATAACTTTTGTAGGCAAATCTGCAGCAGCAACCAGCATAAAAGCGGAAAAAGAAATAGACGCGAAAGAAAAAGTTGCCATACCTGGACTAATTAACTGCCACACACACTTGCCGATGACACTTTTTCGCGGAATAGCTGAAGACCAACCACTCGACGTTTGGCTGAAAGAAACCATTTGGCCTTTAGAAGCTAAACTCAAACCAAACGATGTCTACGCTGGAGCTCTTCTCGGCTGCTTAGAAATGATTAAGAATGGAACGACATGTTTCGCAGACATGTACTTTTACGAGGACATGGTTGCAAAAGCTGTGGAAAAAAGTGGGCTGAGAGGCGTTTTAGCGCAAGGCATAATTGAATCTGGACATAAGCTTCTGGGCGCAATAACGCTTAGAAAAAGCATAAGTTTCGCTAAGAAATTTCATGGATACGCCAATGGCCGCGTTAGAACAATGTTAGGTCCCCACGCAGCTTACAGTTGCAGCTTAAATTTGTTAAAAAAGATTAAGAAAAAATCTGCAGAATTGAACATAGGCGTGCAAATACACCTAGCTGAGTCGAAGGCAATGTTTAAGGAGTTTGAGAAGAAGCACGGACTCAGCGAAGTTGAGTTTCTAGACAAAATTGGCTTTTTGAATGAGAAAGTTTTGGCTGCGCATTGCATAGATTTGTCAGAAAAAGACATGCATATTCTTTCTGAGCGTGGTGTCAATGTGGTTCATGCTCCTGTAGCTAACATGAAACTTGGAGAAGGCGCGGCAAAGGTGAAGGACTTAATGGATTTAGGCGTGAACGTGTGCTTAGGAACTGACGGACCAGCAAGCAATAACACTCTTGACATGTTCGAAAGCATGAAAACTGCGGCCTTGCTTCAGAAGCACACTTACAGAGACCCTGCAGTGTTGCCAGCCTACGAAGTTTTGAAAATGGCAACAATAAATGGCACCAAAGCCTTAGGACTTACGAAAGAAGTAGGCTCTATCGAAGTTGACAAGAAGGCAGATTTGATTCTGGTCGACCTTTCAAAACCTCACCTTAAACCCTTACATAACATTCACGCAAGTCTCGTTTACGCTGCACATGGAAGCGACGCAGACACGGTTATTGTTGACGGAAAAATTTTGATGGAAAATCGACAAGTAAAAACTCTCGACGAACATGCCGTGATAGAAAATGCTCAAAAGATAGCTTTGGATTTAGTTTCATGA
- a CDS encoding helix-turn-helix transcriptional regulator produces the protein MTEDFRKEIVQRITKNLLDIQILKLIDREPMWGYRIKKQMEAEFGIKLRHGALYPLLNTLEQKGFLTSQKQQQGGRTRKVYAIAKNGRRYVEAYNDVLKEQISG, from the coding sequence TTGACCGAAGACTTCAGAAAAGAAATTGTTCAACGCATAACCAAAAACCTGCTCGACATCCAAATACTCAAACTAATAGATAGAGAACCAATGTGGGGTTACAGAATAAAAAAGCAAATGGAAGCTGAATTCGGCATAAAACTCAGACACGGCGCATTATACCCCCTCCTTAACACTTTAGAACAAAAAGGTTTCCTAACAAGCCAAAAACAGCAACAGGGAGGAAGAACAAGAAAAGTCTACGCAATAGCTAAAAACGGAAGAAGATACGTAGAAGCGTATAATGACGTATTGAAAGAGCAAATATCCGGATAA
- a CDS encoding TIGR04084 family radical SAM/SPASM domain-containing protein, with product MILTNECNLECRYCFGEAVEDVADDFSGFEVDYCLPKKMSYSVDVLKSFCEKDPDCVLTFYGGEPLLCVDGIKQIMDCVKAKHFMVQTNGLLLDKLESSYFNRFHTILVSVDGDEALTDFYRGKGVFRKVVENLRLIRQNGFAGELIARMTVMEQTDIYKQVTWLVDNAEFSFSSVHWQLNAGFWSSDFARRSFQKWSEESYNPGIRRLVKFWVDYIEKTGCVLRLYPFLGVANSFLFDEKESLLRCGGGWINYAVQTDGFIVPCPTMWGMKDYYLGHISSAEPLKLPRVFVGEPCTKCEIYGVCGGRCLYANVTKRWNGEAYRLVCGTVKNLVDAITDELPRIKGLIESGRVSLKDFEFMKYNGCEIIP from the coding sequence GTGATATTGACGAATGAGTGTAATCTTGAGTGTAGGTACTGTTTTGGCGAGGCGGTTGAGGATGTTGCTGATGATTTTTCTGGGTTTGAGGTTGACTATTGCTTGCCTAAAAAGATGAGTTATAGCGTGGATGTTTTGAAGAGTTTTTGCGAGAAAGACCCAGATTGCGTTTTGACTTTTTATGGTGGGGAACCGTTGCTTTGTGTTGATGGGATTAAACAAATAATGGACTGTGTGAAGGCTAAGCATTTTATGGTTCAGACGAACGGTTTGCTTTTAGATAAGTTAGAGTCTTCTTATTTTAATCGTTTTCACACTATTCTTGTTTCGGTAGATGGTGATGAGGCTTTAACGGATTTTTACAGGGGAAAGGGCGTTTTTAGGAAGGTTGTTGAAAATTTACGGTTGATTAGGCAGAATGGTTTTGCTGGCGAGTTGATTGCGCGTATGACTGTTATGGAGCAGACGGACATTTATAAGCAAGTCACGTGGCTTGTGGATAATGCGGAGTTTTCGTTTTCTTCTGTGCATTGGCAATTGAACGCGGGTTTTTGGAGCAGCGATTTTGCACGGAGAAGCTTCCAGAAATGGAGCGAGGAAAGCTATAATCCTGGGATTCGCAGGCTTGTTAAGTTTTGGGTTGATTACATAGAGAAGACTGGGTGTGTTTTGCGGCTTTATCCTTTTTTGGGCGTGGCAAATTCGTTTTTGTTCGATGAGAAGGAGAGTTTGCTGCGTTGTGGTGGAGGATGGATTAACTATGCTGTTCAAACTGATGGGTTTATTGTTCCTTGTCCGACGATGTGGGGAATGAAAGACTATTATTTAGGGCATATTAGCAGTGCGGAACCGTTGAAGTTGCCGCGGGTTTTTGTTGGTGAACCATGCACAAAGTGTGAGATTTACGGGGTCTGTGGTGGTCGTTGTTTGTATGCGAATGTTACGAAAAGGTGGAATGGTGAAGCTTATCGTTTAGTGTGTGGTACTGTGAAGAATTTGGTGGACGCGATAACTGATGAATTGCCAAGAATTAAAGGTCTTATTGAAAGTGGAAGAGTAAGCCTAAAAGACTTCGAATTCATGAAATACAACGGATGCGAAATAATACCCTAA
- a CDS encoding ATP-binding cassette domain-containing protein, whose translation MPSIIKIDNLTKKFGNITAVDHLNLEIEEGEILGLLGPNGAGKTTTILMLATVIRPTEGTATVGAYDIRKNPDKVRGLLGIVFQEPKMLWVSTPWDIVNWHAKVCGLSTEERKRRVKEVLEALDMWDHRHKNVHALSGGMRKRVELAKVLIQRPKIAIVDEPTAQIDVVGKHRIWNMLRQLREEGTTIILATNELYEADVLSDRVAIMHKGKLLVLDTPKKLKDNIPGGDVVDIQLEKETSPKIVEQLKKFKEVVNVLQVKPSNLRVYLNQVEEVVPKIMNLFMKENVSITSIRMSEPSLDDVFAHYTGLTIEEAQKGGE comes from the coding sequence GTGCCCTCAATAATCAAGATAGACAATCTTACCAAGAAATTCGGAAACATCACAGCAGTAGACCACTTAAACCTAGAAATTGAAGAAGGAGAAATCCTTGGACTTTTGGGACCAAACGGAGCAGGCAAAACCACAACCATTCTCATGCTTGCAACCGTTATACGCCCAACAGAAGGCACAGCAACAGTAGGCGCGTATGACATAAGAAAAAACCCAGACAAAGTTCGCGGATTACTAGGCATAGTGTTTCAAGAGCCAAAAATGCTCTGGGTTAGCACACCATGGGACATAGTAAACTGGCACGCAAAAGTCTGCGGATTATCCACAGAAGAACGCAAACGCAGAGTCAAAGAAGTCCTAGAAGCCTTAGACATGTGGGACCACCGCCACAAAAACGTTCACGCACTTTCCGGCGGAATGCGCAAAAGAGTCGAATTAGCGAAAGTTCTCATTCAACGTCCCAAAATCGCGATTGTTGACGAGCCAACAGCCCAAATTGACGTGGTGGGCAAACATCGTATATGGAACATGCTTCGTCAACTGCGTGAAGAAGGAACAACTATAATCCTCGCCACAAACGAACTCTACGAAGCAGACGTGCTATCAGACCGCGTAGCAATAATGCACAAAGGCAAACTGCTTGTGCTTGACACGCCTAAAAAACTAAAAGACAACATTCCAGGCGGCGACGTTGTAGACATACAACTAGAAAAGGAAACTTCGCCGAAAATTGTTGAACAGCTCAAGAAGTTTAAGGAAGTCGTAAATGTCTTACAAGTTAAGCCTTCCAACCTACGCGTTTATCTGAACCAAGTTGAGGAAGTCGTCCCAAAGATAATGAATCTTTTCATGAAAGAAAACGTGTCAATAACATCCATCCGCATGAGCGAACCAAGCCTTGATGATGTATTTGCACACTATACGGGCTTGACAATAGAAGAAGCCCAAAAAGGCGGAGAGTGA
- a CDS encoding PadR family transcriptional regulator, whose amino-acid sequence MVNNSREVQTKLMKGLLDLIVLQFLSSQPMHGYQIITKIRRTFGVYFGPSTIYPLLGTLEKKGYVKSEWNMDNERPRKVYKLTTEGQNLLNFTEDSLNFICRKIGTPGLPKGDLSEENIIQPALRPFLKKIEHSKSLI is encoded by the coding sequence ATGGTAAACAACTCACGAGAAGTCCAAACCAAATTAATGAAAGGACTCCTAGACCTAATAGTACTACAATTCCTAAGCTCACAACCCATGCACGGCTACCAAATAATCACAAAAATCCGCAGAACCTTCGGCGTATACTTCGGACCAAGCACAATTTACCCCCTACTAGGAACATTAGAAAAGAAAGGATACGTAAAAAGCGAATGGAACATGGACAACGAAAGACCAAGAAAAGTGTATAAGCTAACCACAGAAGGACAAAACCTACTGAACTTCACAGAAGACTCACTTAACTTCATATGCAGAAAAATCGGAACACCAGGACTGCCAAAAGGCGACCTCAGCGAAGAGAACATCATCCAACCAGCACTGCGCCCATTCCTAAAGAAAATCGAACACTCAAAATCACTAATTTAA
- a CDS encoding ABC transporter permease: protein MIERDIRIFFQYKFLIIMRLIWFASQIALFGLIASRMINVPGSLLTTNTANLAPYQEHVFYVNVTDSLNGISLNLSSSQKVGEIYIYFPNGTLANHEFFNVSDGSFHFVFDNPVSGLWQVRFVGGTQTSSFTLYAYQLMNYFRYYVAGLSVMTLYSAAIFIGFDIYEEAEHGVFEYLLSLPVSRGQLVLGRSIGGGLRSFIYVGPMIAISLYVIGAINPLNFLVALFALFLFSFGVSGMSITIAVIIKSSDRFDILMGVLDALIVRLSTAMYPLAVVQAANPLYGSVTSFNPVTFAADLFRWGTGIESIITIDNPLLPLLGIIIFFAVFTFVGVIIYDKRIEGGGWQ from the coding sequence GTGATAGAGAGAGACATCCGCATATTCTTCCAATACAAATTTTTAATTATAATGCGTCTAATATGGTTCGCGTCGCAAATCGCACTCTTCGGGCTAATCGCCTCACGCATGATAAATGTTCCAGGGTCTCTTTTAACCACGAACACTGCAAACCTTGCTCCTTACCAAGAGCACGTATTTTATGTAAATGTTACAGATAGTTTAAATGGCATTTCGCTTAACTTATCATCTTCGCAAAAAGTTGGAGAAATCTACATATATTTCCCTAATGGAACCTTGGCTAACCATGAGTTTTTTAATGTTTCAGATGGTTCATTTCACTTTGTCTTTGACAACCCCGTTTCTGGTTTGTGGCAAGTAAGATTTGTGGGTGGAACTCAGACCAGCAGCTTCACACTTTATGCATACCAGCTCATGAACTACTTCCGCTATTACGTAGCTGGACTCTCCGTAATGACTCTCTATTCTGCAGCCATTTTTATCGGATTTGACATCTACGAAGAAGCAGAACACGGCGTCTTCGAATACCTTCTAAGCCTTCCAGTCTCAAGAGGACAGCTTGTTCTCGGAAGATCGATTGGCGGAGGACTCAGATCATTCATTTACGTTGGACCAATGATAGCGATCTCATTATACGTCATAGGCGCCATCAACCCACTTAATTTCCTCGTAGCTTTGTTTGCACTTTTCCTGTTCTCTTTCGGAGTTTCTGGAATGAGCATTACAATCGCTGTGATAATAAAATCCAGTGACCGCTTCGACATTTTAATGGGCGTTTTGGACGCTTTGATTGTCCGCTTAAGCACTGCCATGTATCCCTTAGCAGTTGTGCAAGCAGCTAATCCTCTTTACGGAAGCGTTACAAGCTTTAACCCGGTTACTTTCGCTGCAGACTTATTCCGTTGGGGCACAGGCATCGAGTCGATAATAACCATCGATAATCCTTTGTTGCCACTTCTAGGCATAATCATCTTCTTTGCAGTTTTCACTTTCGTAGGCGTAATAATCTACGACAAGCGTATTGAAGGAGGCGGTTGGCAATGA